A genomic window from Flintibacter sp. KGMB00164 includes:
- a CDS encoding tripartite tricarboxylate transporter permease, with amino-acid sequence MLTAFTAGLMSVFTPMGLLAILGGVLCGIFVGVMPGLSSVMGMSIMLPVALAMDGNMGVLMMLGIFCGAIYGGSITAIMINTPGTANSAATCLDGYPMAHKYHQPGRAISISTTASTFGGLFSALMLLWTSPILSSFALKFSAQESFALALFGISVVASISSENVLKGIMGALIGLLLATVGVDTTTGAYRFTFDTVYLTGGISNIPVLIGLFAFSQGLINVADNFGKHRDKVSQKLERILPTKEDLVSIFPTLIRSSVIGTIIGAIPGTGGDIASWVGYNEAKRWSKHPEKFGDGAPDGIAAPEAANNAISGGALIPLLSLSIPGDACTAIMLGALMMLGITPGPLLMSESPDKVYMIVIGLFFANVFMGICGFGGIKIFARISSVPEIILTPLIFVFCFVGTFAVNHTVQDIYLMIVCGILGFFLIKMQFSIPPIILGMILGGILEKNFRRALVLSNGDWTTFFTRPISCVFIIIAILSLFYPFVLPMLKKRKAQKAEAKNHD; translated from the coding sequence ATGTTGACTGCTTTTACCGCCGGCTTGATGTCGGTATTTACTCCTATGGGATTATTAGCCATCCTGGGCGGTGTTCTATGTGGAATCTTTGTCGGCGTAATGCCCGGGCTTTCCTCCGTCATGGGCATGTCCATCATGCTGCCTGTCGCACTGGCTATGGACGGCAATATGGGCGTGCTGATGATGCTGGGTATTTTCTGCGGTGCTATCTACGGCGGCTCCATTACCGCTATCATGATCAACACCCCCGGCACAGCCAATTCTGCTGCCACTTGCCTGGACGGTTATCCCATGGCCCATAAATATCACCAGCCCGGTCGTGCCATCTCTATTTCCACCACTGCCTCTACTTTCGGCGGCCTGTTCTCTGCTTTAATGCTGCTGTGGACTTCTCCCATTCTGTCCAGTTTTGCTCTGAAGTTCAGTGCACAAGAGAGTTTTGCACTTGCCCTGTTTGGCATCAGCGTAGTGGCCAGTATCTCCAGTGAAAATGTTTTAAAAGGTATTATGGGTGCTCTTATCGGCCTGCTTTTGGCCACAGTTGGAGTGGATACCACCACCGGTGCATACCGTTTCACCTTTGATACTGTTTATCTCACTGGCGGCATCTCCAACATCCCAGTTTTAATTGGTTTGTTTGCTTTCTCCCAGGGCTTGATCAACGTAGCAGACAATTTTGGCAAACACCGCGATAAGGTCAGCCAGAAACTGGAGCGTATTCTTCCTACAAAAGAAGATTTGGTTTCCATTTTTCCCACGCTGATTCGCTCTAGTGTTATTGGCACCATCATCGGAGCTATTCCCGGCACCGGCGGTGATATCGCTTCCTGGGTGGGTTATAACGAAGCCAAACGCTGGTCTAAGCATCCTGAGAAGTTTGGTGACGGAGCGCCAGACGGCATTGCTGCTCCTGAGGCTGCAAACAATGCTATTTCCGGCGGTGCTCTTATTCCCCTGCTTTCTCTGAGCATCCCTGGCGATGCTTGTACTGCCATTATGTTGGGTGCTTTAATGATGCTCGGCATCACTCCGGGGCCTTTGCTGATGAGTGAGTCCCCTGACAAGGTCTATATGATTGTCATTGGCCTATTTTTTGCCAATGTGTTTATGGGAATCTGTGGATTTGGTGGTATCAAGATTTTTGCCAGAATCTCCTCTGTTCCCGAAATCATTCTCACCCCCTTGATTTTTGTATTCTGCTTTGTGGGCACTTTTGCCGTCAACCATACGGTACAGGACATCTACCTGATGATCGTATGCGGTATTCTCGGCTTCTTCCTTATCAAAATGCAGTTCTCCATTCCTCCCATTATTTTGGGTATGATTCTGGGCGGCATTTTGGAAAAGAACTTCCGGCGTGCCTTGGTGCTGTCCAATGGCGATTGGACCACCTTCTTTACCCGTCCCATCTCCTGCGTGTTTATTATCATCGCCATTCTCTCTCTGTTCTACCCCTTTGTTCTTCCTATGTTGAAAAAGCGTAAAGCCCAGAAAGCTGAGGCGAAGAACCATGACTGA
- a CDS encoding tripartite tricarboxylate transporter TctB family protein, translating to MRKYNYFLSVFLIIIGFSGIYMASNFETRSGNSGDPGAAFWPVLLCCGLILCSVILLIQTILESKKATEKEDPLIDYRSAGVHCVFLIFVIMIAYAVIMNYFGFIPATLLFVIATMLAMGERRPIWIGLTTVGITGFIYVVFTVIMGVILPQGKFF from the coding sequence GTGAGAAAATACAACTATTTCTTGTCTGTATTCCTAATTATCATTGGGTTTTCAGGTATTTACATGGCATCAAACTTTGAAACCCGCAGTGGTAACAGTGGCGATCCCGGCGCTGCCTTTTGGCCTGTTTTGCTATGCTGCGGTCTGATTCTCTGTTCTGTCATTTTATTGATCCAGACTATTCTGGAATCCAAAAAGGCCACTGAAAAAGAAGATCCTCTGATTGACTATCGCTCTGCGGGCGTCCATTGTGTCTTCTTGATCTTTGTGATCATGATCGCTTATGCGGTCATTATGAATTACTTTGGCTTTATTCCTGCTACTTTGCTGTTCGTCATCGCCACTATGCTGGCCATGGGGGAGCGCCGCCCAATCTGGATTGGGCTCACCACGGTTGGAATCACTGGATTTATCTATGTGGTCTTCACCGTGATCATGGGTGTTATCCTTCCCCAAGGCAAGTTCTTCTAA
- a CDS encoding tripartite tricarboxylate transporter substrate binding protein, producing the protein MKRMKKTLALALTGVMLLSAAACSNSSAGSGSSTGSNSSNSSGSGGLNGYPNQNVNVVVQYSAGGGTDLSVRGVLDGVPDFPVNFSVANVTGNGGLIGLTQVANSAADGYTLGVMNTDFIINIILGNTDLTVDDFSPLACALMDPFVLIIGNNENYSTLEEFVAYAKEHPGEIVIGETGTGAAPTLAITAMENALGIDVSNVTYEGSADCVTAIVGGHIDATFAQPSNATAQVEAGNAKIIGTLSNERLPAFPDVPTFAEVFPDEIDYEMMGFCIISSPAGVDPAIQSYLSENLRKGVESESYANTLSSLGMQTENLSPEELSDFLDQQMELYTDLLSSHS; encoded by the coding sequence ATGAAACGGATGAAAAAGACTCTGGCTTTGGCTCTGACCGGTGTTATGCTGCTGTCAGCCGCTGCATGCAGCAATTCCAGCGCGGGTTCCGGTTCCTCTACCGGTTCCAACTCGTCCAATTCTTCTGGATCTGGCGGCCTGAACGGATATCCGAATCAAAACGTAAACGTAGTAGTCCAGTACTCCGCTGGCGGCGGCACCGATCTGTCGGTCCGCGGCGTGTTGGATGGCGTACCCGATTTCCCTGTCAATTTCTCTGTAGCTAACGTCACCGGAAACGGCGGTTTAATTGGTTTGACTCAGGTAGCCAACTCTGCCGCCGACGGCTATACTCTGGGCGTCATGAATACCGACTTTATTATCAATATCATCCTGGGCAACACGGACCTGACAGTGGATGACTTCTCTCCTCTCGCCTGTGCTCTGATGGATCCCTTTGTACTTATTATCGGCAACAATGAAAATTACTCCACTTTGGAAGAGTTCGTGGCCTATGCCAAGGAGCATCCCGGTGAAATTGTAATTGGTGAAACCGGCACTGGTGCTGCCCCCACCCTGGCTATTACCGCCATGGAAAACGCTCTTGGCATTGACGTGTCCAACGTGACCTATGAGGGCAGCGCCGACTGCGTCACCGCCATCGTTGGCGGTCACATCGACGCCACCTTTGCCCAGCCCAGCAACGCCACCGCCCAGGTGGAGGCTGGCAACGCCAAGATCATCGGCACCCTTTCCAACGAGCGCCTGCCCGCTTTCCCCGACGTGCCTACCTTCGCAGAGGTTTTCCCCGACGAGATTGATTATGAGATGATGGGCTTCTGTATCATTTCCTCCCCTGCTGGCGTGGATCCTGCCATTCAGAGCTATCTGTCTGAGAACCTGCGCAAGGGCGTAGAGAGCGAGAGTTATGCCAATACTCTTTCCAGCTTGGGTATGCAGACAGAAAACCTTTCCCCCGAGGAACTGTCTGACTTTTTGGATCAGCAGATGGAGCTGTATACGGATCTGCTCTCCTCCCATTCTTAA
- a CDS encoding sugar phosphate isomerase/epimerase family protein, with amino-acid sequence MFKIAGHTMGTPEYTLPQALELFHHIGLDGAEIVVQDGYRCAIPQQADLDELNSLRRQADKLGLRIIALTPYYSRFNDLNSQVREKEIDGLTQVIGYAKVMGAEFIRIYAGNFAQGDTDPSGEKRQVLVDSMRLLGDRAAEYGIKLVMENHFNTMTVSAADSISLAQEINHPAVGILYDQANLTFTNNEPWNQALPLQFSKVYYTHVKDLVFRDGCRTFTSSDVSHPKEEERNVITRIVGEGIVPWPAILQEMKRLGYDGWLSLEYERRWHPQDIPDASIGMKKSAEYLRSCFKTLN; translated from the coding sequence TTGTTCAAAATCGCCGGACACACCATGGGAACACCCGAATACACTTTGCCCCAAGCTCTGGAACTTTTCCACCATATTGGTCTGGATGGCGCAGAGATCGTGGTCCAAGACGGTTATCGCTGCGCCATCCCGCAGCAGGCAGATTTGGACGAACTAAATTCTCTGCGCCGCCAGGCGGACAAGCTCGGTCTTCGCATCATTGCCTTGACCCCATATTATTCCCGTTTTAATGATTTGAACTCTCAGGTCCGCGAGAAAGAAATTGATGGTTTGACACAGGTCATCGGTTATGCAAAGGTAATGGGAGCAGAATTTATTCGAATCTATGCCGGCAACTTTGCTCAAGGGGATACAGATCCTTCGGGAGAAAAACGTCAGGTCTTAGTGGACAGCATGCGCCTCTTGGGAGACCGCGCAGCAGAATACGGAATCAAACTCGTCATGGAAAATCACTTTAATACCATGACCGTATCCGCTGCGGACAGCATCTCTTTAGCACAGGAAATCAATCACCCTGCGGTCGGCATTCTCTACGATCAAGCAAACTTGACCTTTACAAACAACGAACCGTGGAATCAAGCCTTGCCCTTACAGTTCTCCAAAGTATACTATACTCATGTAAAAGATCTGGTTTTCCGGGATGGTTGTCGTACCTTCACTTCCTCTGATGTCTCTCATCCGAAAGAAGAGGAACGAAATGTTATCACCCGAATCGTAGGAGAAGGAATCGTTCCCTGGCCTGCAATTCTTCAGGAAATGAAGCGCCTTGGCTACGACGGTTGGCTATCTTTGGAATACGAACGGAGATGGCACCCTCAGGATATTCCAGACGCCTCTATCGGCATGAAGAAATCTGCCGAGTATCTCAGATCGTGTTTTAAAACCCTAAACTAA
- a CDS encoding Gfo/Idh/MocA family oxidoreductase, whose amino-acid sequence MGKKYRVGLIGVGSIAHIAHLPILASRNDVEMVGAFAKHIESVEKTQKSYAIQHAVHNLDELLSLDLDCAFVLSPKTVHAEQVIRLLEAGVDVFCEKPMGMTLKEAYDMADASARTGKKLMIAFNRRYAPVYRKAKEVYGQLSPDVLIAQKNRPASEYRATLENAIHMVDILRYFCGECVKVEACSKFTDPLYETLATAQLQFENGSVAMLVADRASGQWVETLEMHGHNKSVLVNCPDTITITDGQQSHTTSMTPLAYGWAKVIDKMGFTQEVDHFFDCLSNNKEPLTSGADAYKTQELMHRILTTAGLPGLE is encoded by the coding sequence ATGGGAAAAAAATATCGTGTCGGCCTGATTGGTGTGGGATCCATTGCACACATTGCACATCTTCCCATTCTGGCTTCCAGAAATGATGTAGAAATGGTTGGTGCCTTTGCTAAGCACATTGAAAGTGTGGAAAAAACACAAAAGAGCTATGCTATTCAGCATGCAGTACATAATCTGGATGAGTTGCTTTCATTAGACCTGGACTGTGCTTTTGTGTTGTCTCCAAAAACCGTCCACGCGGAGCAAGTGATCCGGCTCCTGGAAGCTGGAGTTGATGTATTTTGCGAAAAGCCCATGGGAATGACGCTGAAGGAAGCCTATGATATGGCTGACGCTTCCGCCCGCACAGGCAAGAAGCTGATGATTGCTTTTAACCGCCGCTATGCACCGGTCTACCGAAAGGCCAAAGAGGTATATGGGCAATTATCCCCCGATGTGCTTATTGCGCAGAAAAACCGTCCGGCCAGCGAATACCGCGCCACTCTTGAAAATGCGATTCACATGGTCGATATTCTGCGTTATTTCTGCGGAGAATGTGTAAAGGTGGAAGCCTGTTCCAAATTTACAGATCCTCTCTATGAAACTTTAGCTACCGCACAGCTTCAGTTTGAAAATGGATCTGTAGCCATGCTTGTGGCGGATCGCGCTTCCGGCCAGTGGGTGGAGACCCTTGAAATGCACGGCCATAACAAAAGCGTTTTGGTCAACTGTCCGGACACAATTACCATTACCGATGGTCAGCAATCCCACACTACCTCTATGACTCCCTTAGCCTATGGCTGGGCTAAAGTCATTGATAAGATGGGCTTTACTCAGGAGGTCGACCACTTCTTTGACTGCCTCAGCAATAACAAGGAGCCTTTAACCAGCGGTGCAGACGCCTATAAAACCCAAGAACTAATGCACCGTATTCTCACCACAGCTGGGCTCCCCGGTTTGGAATGA
- the kduD gene encoding 2-dehydro-3-deoxy-D-gluconate 5-dehydrogenase KduD, translating to METYEKFSLAGKVAIVTGATRGLGQGIALGLAGAGADIVGVGRSDHRDTKEKVEALGRRYLELKLDVADENTPDLVIQKTVEQFGKVDILVNAAGITRRVMAIDISRKDWQDVLDVNLTALFFMCQAAARQFIKQGGGGKIINIGSMTSYQGGIKVIPYTASKAAVRNITMHMCNEWAAPYGIHINCIAPGYMVTDMTAPMRSEASRMAETNTRIPMERWGVPEDLAGAAIFLASDASDYVNGFTIAVDGGFLAKS from the coding sequence ATGGAGACGTATGAAAAATTTAGTTTGGCGGGAAAAGTAGCCATTGTTACTGGTGCCACCCGCGGTCTTGGTCAGGGAATTGCTCTTGGCTTAGCCGGAGCCGGCGCTGATATTGTGGGTGTGGGGCGCTCCGATCACAGAGACACAAAAGAAAAGGTAGAAGCTCTGGGGCGGCGCTATCTGGAATTAAAACTGGATGTAGCAGACGAGAACACCCCGGATCTGGTAATCCAAAAAACCGTCGAACAGTTTGGAAAAGTAGATATCCTGGTCAATGCGGCCGGTATCACCCGGCGAGTGATGGCCATTGATATCTCTCGAAAGGATTGGCAGGATGTTTTGGATGTCAATCTGACTGCTCTGTTTTTCATGTGCCAAGCAGCGGCTCGGCAGTTTATTAAGCAGGGCGGCGGAGGAAAAATTATCAACATTGGCTCTATGACATCCTATCAAGGCGGCATAAAAGTAATCCCCTATACCGCCAGTAAAGCAGCGGTACGCAATATCACCATGCATATGTGCAATGAGTGGGCAGCTCCCTATGGCATTCACATTAACTGCATCGCCCCTGGCTACATGGTTACCGATATGACCGCTCCTATGCGCTCCGAAGCTTCCCGCATGGCCGAAACTAACACCCGGATTCCTATGGAGCGCTGGGGTGTACCCGAAGATCTGGCCGGTGCAGCAATCTTCCTAGCCTCCGACGCCTCAGACTATGTCAACGGCTTTACCATTGCCGTGGACGGTGGATTCTTAGCAAAGTCTTAA
- a CDS encoding polysaccharide deacetylase family protein, giving the protein MRKPIRAFHIVLMRKRWWTAAACLCLAAVMFCVVNYYPAAVGASASVRQLPIYCVQRDQKLISISFDAAWGNEDTQQLIDILDRYGVKATFFVVGSWVDKYPESVKALSDAGHEVMNHSNTHAHYPQLTADEVIADLNACNDKIEAVTGVRPTLVRMPYGDYDDKSVQAARSIGMEPIQWDVDSLDWKEIPADEITQRVTSKVGPGSIVLFHNAALHTPEALPSILEQLTQEGYTFVPISQLILTGNYSIDHTGRQCPC; this is encoded by the coding sequence ATGAGAAAACCAATCCGCGCCTTTCACATCGTTCTCATGAGGAAGAGGTGGTGGACTGCCGCGGCATGTCTGTGTCTGGCCGCGGTCATGTTCTGCGTGGTCAATTACTACCCCGCCGCGGTAGGCGCTTCCGCCTCTGTGCGCCAGCTGCCCATCTACTGTGTCCAGCGGGATCAGAAGCTGATCTCCATCAGCTTTGACGCGGCCTGGGGCAACGAGGACACCCAGCAGCTCATTGACATTCTGGACCGCTACGGGGTAAAAGCCACCTTTTTTGTGGTAGGTTCCTGGGTGGATAAATATCCCGAATCGGTAAAGGCACTTTCCGACGCGGGGCACGAGGTCATGAATCACTCCAACACCCACGCCCACTATCCTCAGCTCACCGCCGACGAGGTCATCGCCGATCTCAACGCCTGCAACGACAAAATCGAGGCAGTCACCGGGGTGCGGCCCACGTTGGTTCGGATGCCCTACGGGGACTACGACGACAAGTCGGTTCAGGCTGCCCGGTCCATCGGGATGGAACCCATCCAGTGGGATGTGGACAGCCTGGACTGGAAGGAGATCCCCGCCGACGAGATCACCCAGCGGGTGACCAGCAAGGTAGGCCCGGGGTCCATCGTTCTCTTTCATAATGCGGCTCTCCACACCCCCGAGGCCCTGCCCTCTATCCTGGAACAGCTCACCCAGGAGGGCTATACCTTCGTGCCCATCTCCCAGCTGATCCTCACCGGCAATTATTCCATCGACCATACCGGGCGGCAGTGCCCGTGCTGA
- the rocF gene encoding arginase → MERMIDLVGVQMDFGASKRGVNMGPTAIRYAGLCEGLEHMGFQVENLGDIVPAPKGATKPTLRNYEQVVDVNRRLYHTVYQSLENGHFPVVLGGDHSIAAGSISAVSKFYGSIGIIWVDAHGDWNNEESSQTGNMHGMPFSAVCGYGPDCMVDFGQGPVYVDVAHCVQIGGRDIDTQERIRMKEAGVTIFPIDMIDELGMAEVMRRAMAVAGEGTKGIHLSFDVDAITPEAAPGTGTVVHSGLTTREAFLAVETIARSQKLVSLDMVEVNPILDERNKTGILASELVQSALGKVVF, encoded by the coding sequence ATGGAGCGTATGATCGATCTTGTAGGCGTGCAGATGGATTTCGGCGCGTCCAAGCGGGGCGTCAATATGGGACCTACCGCCATCCGCTATGCCGGATTGTGCGAGGGTCTGGAACACATGGGCTTCCAGGTGGAAAACCTGGGTGATATTGTTCCTGCCCCCAAGGGTGCTACAAAGCCTACTCTGAGAAATTATGAGCAGGTGGTGGACGTGAACCGCCGGCTCTACCACACGGTATATCAGTCTTTGGAAAACGGACATTTCCCCGTGGTGCTGGGCGGTGACCACAGCATCGCAGCGGGCAGCATCTCCGCAGTCTCCAAGTTTTATGGTTCCATCGGCATTATCTGGGTGGATGCCCACGGCGACTGGAACAACGAGGAGAGCAGTCAGACCGGCAACATGCACGGCATGCCCTTCTCCGCTGTGTGCGGCTACGGTCCCGACTGTATGGTGGATTTCGGCCAGGGTCCCGTCTATGTGGATGTGGCCCACTGTGTTCAGATCGGCGGACGGGATATCGACACCCAGGAGCGCATCCGCATGAAGGAGGCCGGGGTGACCATCTTCCCCATCGATATGATCGACGAGCTGGGCATGGCGGAGGTCATGCGCCGGGCTATGGCGGTGGCCGGCGAGGGCACCAAGGGTATTCACCTGAGCTTTGACGTGGACGCCATCACCCCCGAGGCCGCGCCGGGCACGGGCACCGTGGTGCACAGCGGTCTCACCACCCGCGAGGCCTTCCTGGCGGTGGAGACCATCGCCCGCTCTCAAAAGCTGGTCTCCCTGGACATGGTAGAGGTCAATCCCATCCTGGACGAGCGCAACAAGACCGGCATTCTGGCCTCGGAGCTGGTCCAGTCCGCCCTGGGCAAAGTGGTATTTTAA
- a CDS encoding LysR family transcriptional regulator produces the protein MNLREQEYVLAIANYQTLKGAAEFLNVSPPTLSVFLSTLEHTLGVPLFNRFGKKFVPTEVGETYIRYAREMCFLNRQWEARLYDIKHGERGVLRLGLHPRRTTYLLPAALRELTIRHPSIDVKLYEGSSEELFHLLLDGEVDLIINNRPNPAPVLEFIPFYRDRLVAVLSPLHPLACKAVSISGSSVPWIDLSLFAGETFILQLPDQSSRMYTDQALDYAGVHPLHHYTVENLESAAQMAAEGLGVAFNFLGYIQHFSYHKPIRYFLTGDPNAFIDYYIVRRKDAYLAPYVADFIEILQEQIAQQSLLILPPDKKQAKP, from the coding sequence ATGAATTTGCGGGAGCAGGAGTATGTGCTGGCCATAGCCAATTATCAGACTTTAAAAGGGGCGGCAGAGTTCCTCAATGTGTCGCCTCCCACCCTGAGTGTGTTTCTCAGTACGCTGGAGCACACACTTGGTGTGCCCTTGTTCAACCGCTTTGGAAAGAAATTTGTGCCTACCGAGGTAGGGGAGACCTATATACGGTATGCCCGGGAGATGTGCTTTCTCAACCGCCAGTGGGAGGCGCGGTTGTATGACATAAAACACGGTGAACGGGGTGTGTTACGTCTGGGACTCCATCCTCGCCGAACCACATATCTGTTACCGGCTGCATTGCGGGAGCTGACCATTCGCCACCCGAGTATAGATGTGAAATTGTACGAAGGCAGCTCAGAAGAATTGTTCCATTTGCTGCTGGATGGAGAGGTGGATCTGATTATCAATAACCGGCCTAATCCGGCTCCGGTGCTGGAGTTTATTCCTTTTTACCGGGATCGGCTGGTGGCGGTGCTATCGCCTCTGCATCCGTTGGCTTGCAAAGCAGTTTCTATTTCCGGCAGTTCTGTGCCTTGGATCGACCTGTCCCTGTTTGCAGGGGAAACCTTTATTTTACAGCTCCCGGACCAGTCTTCGCGGATGTATACCGATCAGGCACTGGACTATGCGGGGGTGCATCCGCTGCACCATTATACGGTGGAAAATCTGGAGTCCGCTGCCCAAATGGCGGCAGAGGGGCTGGGTGTGGCGTTCAATTTCTTAGGGTATATCCAGCACTTTTCGTATCATAAACCCATCCGGTATTTTCTGACCGGGGACCCAAATGCCTTTATTGACTACTATATTGTGCGCCGGAAAGATGCCTATCTGGCCCCTTATGTGGCCGATTTTATTGAGATCCTGCAAGAACAGATTGCCCAGCAATCCCTGTTGATCCTTCCACCGGACAAGAAGCAAGCAAAGCCGTAA